TCATCGATCCGGGCAGGGTCGGCATGGTCAGGAAGGTCGACCCTGAGATCATCATCAAGATGGAAGACAGCGATTTCATCCCGGTTATCGCTCCTGTGGGGGTGGACGGGAAGGGCAACACCTACAACGTGAACGCGGATTCAGTTGCAGGGTCTCTGGCCGCGGCGCTCAGTGCGGAAAAACTTGTCCTGATGACCGACGTACCTGGAATTCAGGATGAGGCAGGCGAACTCATCTCGTCGATTTCCATCAAAAAACTCGGAAGCCTCATAGATAGCGGCACAATCCACGGAGGAATGGTTCCCAAGGTTGAAGCCGCAATGGAAGCCCTGAAAGCAGGGGTCCCGAAAGTTCACATCCTTGACGGACGTATCGAACATGCTGTCATTCTTGAGATTTTCACCCAGACGGGAATCGGGACGGAGATCGTCCAGTAGCGTATTTAAGGAGCGTGCCAATCCCATGGACATCGACAGCGCCATTAAGACGGCAGAAAAAACCCTGTTTCCCAATTACCGGCAGTATCCTATCGTCATTGAAAGGGGGAAGGACTGCAGGGTCTGGGACACGAACGGTAACGAGTATGTCGACTTCGTTGCCGGGATCGCCACCTGCAATCTGGGGCACTGTCATCCTGCTGTAACGGCGGCGATCAGGGAACAGGCGAAAAAGGTTATCCACGTATCCAACTGGTACTTCAACTCCCCCCAGATCGATCTGTCCCGACGGCTGACGGACCTGACCTCCATGGATCGTGTTTTCTTCTGCAACAGCGGCGCCGAGGCGGCCGAGACAGCCATCAAGACAGCACGTAAATGGGCATACGACGAGTACGGCCCTGGACGCCACACGGTGATCAGCCTGCTCGGCGCCTTTCATGGCCGAACGATGAAGGCTCTCACGGCCACCGACCCGAAACATCACCACGCAGCTTTTTCCCCATACCCTGAGGGGTTTGTCCACATCCGCCCTGGAGATCTGGCGGCTCTGGTGAAACACATTCCAAATTCCTGCGCTTTCCTGATGGAAATCATTCAGGGTGAAGGCGGGGTTTACCCCATCGACCCGGACTTTATAAGGGAGGCGGAGAGGGCATGCCGCGAGGGTGGAGTCCTCATGATCATTGATGAGGTGCAGACCGGCATGGGAAGATGCGGTTCGCTCCTCGCTTCAGAGTTGACGGGGATAACACCCGACATAGTCACGCTTGCCAAGGGGCTGGGGAACGGCTTCCCCATTGGAGCCGTGCTTGCGCGGGAAGAGGTGGCATCCCACATTGGACCCGGGTCACACGGCAGCACATTCGGTGGCAATCCCCTGGCCTGTTCGGCGGCCCTGGCCACACTCAACGCCCTCGTTTCCGAGAATCTGTTTGACCGTGCCCGCATTATGGGAAAAATCCTTCGGCAGGGCCTCGAGGACCTGCTCGGCCGGACGCCCGTTGCCCTGGAAGTTCGTGGGGCGGGGCTTCTGTTGGGCCTGGAACTGAGCATCAAGGCAGGGTCTATTGTTGAGTCTATGATGAACAGAGGTTATCTCGTGACCGCCGTCCAGGAGAAAACCCTCCGGTTCACCCCTCCCCTGACTGTGGGAGAGGACGATATCCGCGGTCTTCTTGCCAACCTTAAAGATGTTTTCATGACGATGAAAGGTTTTCCGGGATGAAACGCGACTTCCTCACATTACGTGACCTGACCTCCGGTGAACTGGCTGGGCTTGTCCAGCGGGCCCGGGAGATGAAGCATCAGCCGAGAGGAAAGGACACCTCTCGCCCTCTCATGGGCAAGAGCGTTGCGCTTCTGTTTGAAAAGCCGTCAACCAGGACCCGGGTGTCCTTTGAAGTTGGAATCCACCAGCTTGGCGGACAGTCCATCTTTCTGAGCCCGAGAGACGTGCAGCTATCCCGGGGTGAACCCCTTAACGACACCGCGAGGGTTCTTTCCAGGTACCTGTCCGCCCTGGTCGTCAGGACCTACTCACAGGAGACATTGGAGATGCTGGCGAAGGAAGCCGATATTCCCATCATCAACGCGTTGACGGACCTGGCCCACCCGTGCCAGATAATCGGTGACCTCCTGACGGTCAAGGAGAATACCGACGAGATTGC
This genomic stretch from bacterium BMS3Abin14 harbors:
- the argD gene encoding acetylornithine aminotransferase; the encoded protein is MDIDSAIKTAEKTLFPNYRQYPIVIERGKDCRVWDTNGNEYVDFVAGIATCNLGHCHPAVTAAIREQAKKVIHVSNWYFNSPQIDLSRRLTDLTSMDRVFFCNSGAEAAETAIKTARKWAYDEYGPGRHTVISLLGAFHGRTMKALTATDPKHHHAAFSPYPEGFVHIRPGDLAALVKHIPNSCAFLMEIIQGEGGVYPIDPDFIREAERACREGGVLMIIDEVQTGMGRCGSLLASELTGITPDIVTLAKGLGNGFPIGAVLAREEVASHIGPGSHGSTFGGNPLACSAALATLNALVSENLFDRARIMGKILRQGLEDLLGRTPVALEVRGAGLLLGLELSIKAGSIVESMMNRGYLVTAVQEKTLRFTPPLTVGEDDIRGLLANLKDVFMTMKGFPG